One genomic region from Thermomicrobium sp. 4228-Ro encodes:
- a CDS encoding flagellar motor protein → MDLATILGIVLGFGALIAAFVLEGGHLSSLIGITAYMIIFGGTFGATMTSYGLKDMLGLPKLIMKAIKTPPDRRALLVEEIVKLAEIARRDGLLALENHPIEDPFLKKGIMLVVDGTDAELTEQILYADVEAMEQRHARGYGIFQTMGGFAPTMGIIGTVMGLVHVLSSLKDPESLGPAIAVAFLATLYGVATANLLWLPLHNKLKLRSKEEVAEKQLIIEGVLGIQAGENPRMLREKLLVHLPPQARATEQKAAAVGARAMAPGGE, encoded by the coding sequence ATGGATCTTGCTACCATTCTCGGCATTGTGCTGGGATTCGGAGCGCTGATCGCAGCCTTCGTCCTCGAAGGTGGGCATCTCTCTTCGCTGATCGGGATCACTGCCTACATGATCATCTTCGGTGGAACGTTCGGTGCGACGATGACGAGCTACGGGCTCAAGGACATGCTCGGGTTGCCGAAACTGATCATGAAAGCGATCAAGACACCACCGGATCGCCGAGCACTTCTCGTGGAGGAAATCGTCAAGCTGGCCGAGATCGCGCGCCGTGACGGGCTGCTCGCTCTCGAGAACCACCCGATCGAGGATCCCTTTCTCAAGAAGGGGATCATGCTCGTCGTGGATGGCACAGATGCCGAACTGACCGAGCAGATCCTATACGCCGACGTCGAGGCGATGGAACAGCGTCATGCCCGCGGCTACGGCATTTTCCAGACCATGGGCGGTTTCGCCCCGACCATGGGGATCATCGGCACGGTTATGGGACTGGTGCACGTGTTGAGTTCGCTCAAGGATCCCGAGTCGCTCGGGCCAGCCATCGCTGTCGCCTTCCTGGCAACGCTGTACGGTGTGGCGACGGCGAATCTCCTGTGGCTCCCGCTCCACAACAAGCTCAAGCTGCGCAGCAAGGAGGAGGTGGCGGAAAAGCAGCTCATCATCGAGGGCGTGCTCGGTATCCAGGCGGGCGAGAATCCGCGCATGCTGCGCGAGAAGCTGCTCGTGCACCTGCCGCCGCAGGCCCGTGCAACCGAGCAGAAGGCTGCGGCCGTCGGCGCGCGGGCCATGGCTCCCGGAGGGGAGTGA
- a CDS encoding flagellar basal body-associated FliL family protein → MFKRLLSKRILFVLVPLVLILAGAGFFLLGGAGAAPFVLNITINQPSDSGSAAQPEQHLTVSLGERIVNLADPGGYRYLKTEVVVEVAVDQKTYEKLTAGSGGGGHGGSGSATDPLRTELEHVWPKIQDTLTMVLSSKTAEELSTPEGKEQLKAELAEKLQPAFGDYHITEVYLTQFVIQ, encoded by the coding sequence ATGTTCAAGCGATTGCTGTCGAAACGGATCCTGTTCGTGCTCGTCCCGCTCGTCTTGATTCTCGCCGGCGCCGGCTTTTTCCTGCTCGGTGGTGCTGGTGCAGCACCGTTCGTCCTCAACATCACGATCAATCAGCCGTCCGATAGCGGTTCCGCAGCGCAACCTGAACAGCACCTGACAGTGTCGCTGGGTGAGCGGATCGTCAACTTGGCCGATCCGGGTGGCTACCGATATCTCAAAACCGAGGTGGTGGTCGAGGTCGCGGTCGACCAGAAGACCTACGAGAAGCTGACTGCCGGAAGCGGTGGAGGTGGTCATGGAGGCAGCGGCAGCGCGACCGATCCCCTGCGGACGGAGCTGGAGCACGTGTGGCCAAAAATCCAGGACACCCTGACGATGGTACTGAGCTCGAAGACTGCGGAGGAACTCTCCACGCCAGAAGGAAAGGAACAGCTCAAGGCAGAGCTGGCCGAGAAGCTCCAGCCAGCCTTCGGGGACTATCACATCACGGAGGTCTATCTCACCCAGTTCGTCATCCAGTGA
- a CDS encoding flagellar motor protein MotB, with protein sequence MARRRGKHHEGEHENLERWLITYADLITLLLIFFVVMYSISQADLKKFQQVASSLRAAFNLDVLSAPPPGQSLVTPLEQDPRFNAYLSVRAQVASLFTRLGLDRQDAEVELTAEGIVIHLSDAVLFPPGQAELRPEAQRVLDGIAAIVEPLPNAIRVEGHTDNTPPPSAAYPDNWELSAMRAVNTVRYLTDVAGLPPERLSAAGYGEFRPRAPNDTLEGRRKNRRVDIVILQAAFGAVP encoded by the coding sequence ATGGCGCGCCGGCGCGGCAAGCACCACGAGGGCGAGCACGAGAACCTCGAGCGCTGGCTCATCACCTACGCCGACCTGATCACGCTCTTGCTCATCTTCTTCGTGGTCATGTATTCGATCTCGCAGGCAGACCTCAAAAAGTTCCAGCAGGTCGCTTCGTCCTTGCGCGCAGCGTTCAATCTCGATGTCCTGTCGGCGCCGCCACCTGGTCAGTCGCTCGTGACGCCGCTCGAGCAGGATCCGCGCTTCAACGCGTACCTGAGTGTGCGCGCGCAGGTCGCCTCGCTCTTTACGCGCCTCGGCCTCGACCGCCAGGACGCCGAGGTCGAGCTGACTGCGGAAGGCATCGTCATCCACCTGTCCGACGCTGTCCTGTTCCCACCCGGCCAGGCCGAGTTACGACCCGAGGCGCAGCGCGTGCTCGACGGTATCGCGGCGATCGTCGAGCCGCTGCCGAATGCGATCCGGGTCGAAGGCCATACCGACAACACGCCGCCACCCTCCGCTGCGTACCCGGACAATTGGGAGCTTTCGGCCATGCGCGCGGTGAACACGGTGCGCTATCTCACTGATGTCGCCGGCCTGCCTCCGGAGCGACTCAGCGCTGCCGGCTACGGTGAGTTCCGACCGCGCGCGCCCAACGATACACTCGAGGGGCGGCGCAAGAATCGGCGAGTCGATATCGTGATCCTGCAGGCGGCTTTCGGTGCGGTGCCGTGA